The following are encoded in a window of Plasmodium vivax chromosome 10, whole genome shotgun sequence genomic DNA:
- a CDS encoding Phist protein (Pf-fam-b) (encoded by transcript PVX_097570A), which yields MKNCSARTVIFPVNHASTNKKNGSQNYFANPLRGVGERSSKKSSGNLTLLKPMHILLIALLSLLLQNNHTHEQTGTLKLQCATRHSRNLSESHHRKTRISSKTNSKGSSRKKASRTSDNTKSTVNIAPNARHISNDKYDIYGSQADSIFGVKVDDEDASVCGSEDLSVCGSEDASVLGSEDASVYGSKDSILFGGEDASVYGSKDSILFGSEDASVLGSEDASVYGSKDSILFGGEDASVLGSEDASVYGSKDSILFGSEDASVLGSEDASVLGSEDASVYGSKDSILFGGEDASVYGSKDSILFGSEDASVLGSEDASVYGSKDSILFGSEDASVLGSEDASVYGSKDSILFGSEDASVLGSEDASVLGSDDASVLGSEDASVLGSEDASVYGSKAPSVYGSKAPSVSGSKAPSVSGSKAASVYGSKAASVYGSKAASVYGSKASIVYGSKASSVYGKDDESIMGDQYSSSNSINMDDSTVTLIKNKNPKASAYGAQKGNSNIKNDHENDSASEIMSTIGSESISEESINQDNSADSKNEEQITGKIISDLVNSLGETVKISEMTHIFNLMMALERKKYDNLENDIILYADEAAKKQTATERYKTLEWLRVQYSLMGSVINFEKNAYKTLRYLIKSETQSRAEFINLIKCARNSWNNLRKDKEYMAKEHIAKSMKKFNKKKKYYVYS from the exons ATGAAAAACTGTAGCGCGAGAACTGTCATTTTTCCAGTGAACCACGCATCTACCaataagaaaaatgggaGCCAGAATTACTTTGCGAATCCCTTACGAGGGGTAGGAGAAAGGTCTAGCAAAAAATCCTCAGGGAATTTGACATTACTGAAACCCATGCATATATTGCTTATAGCTCTGTTATCCCTTTTGTTACAA AACAACCACACGCATGAACAAACAGGAACCCTCAAATTACAATGCGCTACTAGACATTCAAGAAATTTAAGCGAATCCCATCATAGAAAAACACGCATAAGTAGCAAGACGAATAGCAAAGGTAGTTCCCGAAAAAAGGCTTCACGCACAAGTGATAACACAAAATCTACAGTAAATATAGCCCCAAATGCTCGCCACATTTCtaatgataaatatgatATTTATGGTAGCCAAGCAGATAGTATCTTTGGTGTTAAAGTTGATGATGAAGATGCAAGTGTTTGTGGAAGTGAAGATTTAAGTGTCTGTGGAAGTGAAGATGCAAGCGTCTTGGGAAGTGAAGATGCAAGTGTCTATGGAAGTAAAGATTCAATCCTTTTTGGAGGTGAAGATGCAAGTGTCTATGGAAGTAAAGATTCAATCCTTTTTGGAAGTGAAGATGCAAGCGTCTTGGGAAGTGAAGATGCAAGTGTCTATGGAAGTAAAGATTCAATCCTTTTTGGAGGTGAAGATGCAAGTGTCTTGGGAAGTGAAGATGCAAGTGTCTATGGAAGTAAAGATTCAATCCTTTTTGGAAGTGAAGATGCAAGCGTCTTGGGAAGTGAAGATGCAAGCGTCTTGGGAAGTGAAGATGCAAGTGTCTATGGAAGTAAAGATTCAATCCTTTTTGGAGGTGAAGATGCAAGTGTCTATGGAAGTAAAGATTCAATCCTTTTTGGAAGTGAAGATGCAAGCGTCTTGGGAAGTGAAGATGCAAGTGTCTATGGAAGTAAAGATTCAATCCTTTTTGGAAGTGAAGATGCAAGCGTCTTGGGAAGTGAAGATGCAAGTGTCTATGGAAGTAAAGATTCAATCCTTTTTGGAAGTGAAGATGCAAGCGTCTTGGGAAGTGAAGATGCAAGTGTCTTGGGAAGTGACGATGCAAGTGTCTTGGGAAGTGAAGATGCAAGTGTCTTGGGAAGTGAAGATGCAAGTGTTTATGGAAGTAAAGCTCCAAGTGTTTATGGAAGCAAAGCTCCAAGTGTTTCTGGAAGCAAAGCTCCAAGTGTTTCTGGAAGTAAAGCTGCAAGTGTTTATGGAAGTAAAGCTGCAAGTGTTTATGGAAGTAAAGCTGCAAGTGTTTATGGAAGTAAAGCTTCAATCGTTTATGGAAGTAAAGCTTCAAGTGTTTATGGAAAGGATGATGAATCAATTATGGGAGACCAGTATTCATCAAGTAATAGCATAAATATGGATGATTCTACTGTTActttaattaaaaacaaaaatccAAAGGCTTCCGCATACGGTGCACAGAAAGGGAACagcaatataaaaaatgatcacGAAAATGACAGTGCAAGTGAAATAATGAGTACTATTGGAAGTGAGTCAATTTCTGAGGAATCAATAAATCAGGATAATTCTGCTgattcaaaaaatgaagaacaaatAACTGGAAAGATCATAAGTGATCTAGTTAATAGTTTAGGTGAAACTGTAAAAATATCAGAAATGACACACATATTTAATCTTATGATGGCCcttgagagaaaaaaatatgataacctagaaaatgatataattctttatgcCGATGaggcagcaaaaaaacagACTGCCACAGAAAGATATAAAACTTTAGAATGGTTAAGAGTTCAGTATTCCTTGATGGGATctgttattaattttgaaaaaaatgcatataaaacACTTAGATACCTAATTAAATCAGAAACACAATCACGTGCggaatttattaatttaataaaatgtgctAGAAATTCATGGAATAACTTAAGAAAGGATAAAGAATATATGGCCAAAGAGCACATAGCAAAAagcatgaaaaaatttaataaaaaaaaaaaatattatgtttactcgtaa
- a CDS encoding hypothetical protein (encoded by transcript PVX_097565A) — protein sequence MHTQERTKRLIFINYLIFTLLIWVCTFFYELNNTCDKPWGTSDNLCQKDAHNGRTNRLLKGELAVEEEPKEKYKLLREKLLEIVHENDEDFEKRFNTMLQKGDILQNISFLQKLGKKIKKSLTSLDFENFHQKPFSSFGYESLDEKSKKSLLFDSSHYGKSEGSLEYDTVDEDKLTTSEECYSNDEKSVNPQKSSSYFKKMNLFRIFDLFEKLKEEDIPKYYYTSDYSATTGTTNSINTKEVEEEARNNFDDTTSFDLGYDLESVVTFKDFFKRNRRKSQYTLKSDNLSEKEREPLKKELSAFKKCYDVLLKPFFTWTMNYMKKFDKMYERALIKVLTSDFLMDEISVKLLLKKLKNYLIVIYPVVSYSIYTIVVYFCNLDHFSIASTAAMLLCALIYVSYKYIKCTNNTRYKELYEPNSTQAAESPPDVNKDDVS from the exons atgcatacacaAGAAAGAACTAAacgcttaatttttattaattaccTTATCTTTACCTTGTTAATATGggtatgtacatttttttatgag CTCAACAATACCTGTGACAAACCATGGGGAACGAGTGATAACTTATGCCAAAAGGACGCACATAATGGAAGGACAAATCGATTATTAAAAGGCGAATTAGCAGTCGAGGAAGAACCcaaagaaaaatacaaactgCTAAGAGAAAAACTACTAGAAATAGTGCatgaaaatgatgaagacTTTGAAAAACGATTTAATACCATGTTACAAAAAGGTGACATCTTACAGAATATATCCTTTCTACAGAAATTGGgtaaaaagattaaaaaatcTTTAACTTCACTAGATTTTGAGAATTTTCATCAAAAACCATTCAGTTCTTTTGGGTATGAAAGCTTAGATGAAAAATCGAAGAAATCATTGTTATTCGATAGTAGTCATTATGGAAAATCAGAAGGATCACTAGAATATGATACCGTTGATGAAGATAAATTAACAACTTCAGAGGAATGTTATAGTAACGACGAAAAGTCAGTAAATCCACAAAAATCTTCcagttattttaaaaaaatgaatttatttagaatttttgatctttttgaaaaattaaaggaagAGGACATaccaaaatattattatacttcAGATTATAGTGCTACCACGGGTACCACCAATAGTATTAACACTAAGGAGGTCGAAGAGGAGGCAAGAAATAACTTTGATGATACCACAAGTTTCGACTTAGGTTATGACTTGGAATCAGTTGTCACttttaaagatttttttaaacgtaaTCGACGGAAATCACAATATACACTGAAATCTGATAACCTTAGTGAAAAAGAACGCGAACCCTTAAAGAAAGAGTTATccgcatttaaaaaatgttatgatGTACTGTTAAAACCTTTTTTCACGTGGACAATGAattacatgaaaaaatttgacAAAATGTATGAAAGGGCCCTAATAAAGGTGTTAACATCGGATTTTTTGATGGATGAAATAAGTGTCAaattacttttaaaaaaattgaagaattaCTTAATTGTTATTTATCCAGTTGTATCATACAGTATCTACACAATCGTGGTTTACTTTTGCAATCTCGATCATTTTAGCATTGCTTCCACAGCTGCAATGCTTTTATGCGCCTTAATATACGTCagttataaatatatcaagTGCACTAATAACACTAGATATAAAGAATTGTATGAGCCTAATAGCACGCAAGCCGCGGAGTCACCACCGGACGTTAATAAAGATGATGTTTCGTGA